The region ATTTTGTCTATAATTtgatcatcacccatttttcagggacatcctgcaaaaACTACAGACACTCTGTTCAACTATAAGTAACAGCAATCACAACACCCACAACAAACACGTAAACATCCTATAAACAACGTCtatataattaaagttatatataAGTCATATTAAACAGTCACTTAAGGTTAAAACTtacatttttatcctttgatcTCTTGTCAACAAAGACAGTCCGATCTGCTTTGGTCAGGTGCAACCGTACATGCAACTCAGCCAAAGTGGGCTCTCGACCAAGCTCCTCAGTCTATTATATGAAatgaacaaattaattaatagataaacaaaatatttaacatgattattaattaatattaaaaacataccataACTGTCTTATGCCTCGTAGCCGATCGCGATCCTGCGGTATGTCGAACAGGTCCGGTGCCAGCTCCGGACGGCTCACTCATCCGATTAGCTCGTGCTATATCGGACTTTTTCTTAGCCTCAGCAGTATCCCAGTCTCGCTTCCATGACGCCCAAGTATCAGCACTAACACTGCCCTCTTTTTTATCCGGCTTCATGTTGTGGAGAGTATCTTTATACCGATTGCCCGCATGTCGGTAGAAGACCCCTCTAATCAGATCCTCAGGGTAGGTCGGGTCCCAGCAAAAACCCTTCTGcaaaccattaaaaaataaatataattagaaatcaaaaagaaagttaaacatatatttaaaattttaaatatttaacaacCTTGAACTCCTCGAAGTAGAATCCCTTATGCTCTGCTGTAATCTTCTTCCACGAGGAACCCTCAGCAAACCATCTAGATCGGAAAATGGGCAAGATCGCCCTAGATGTTGTCCCGCTGTCGTTCCTGCTATCCAGTAATTTTTCTCTGCACATTACAAAAAACActtagttttcacattttttaaattaaattattttttaaaaaaaagttgtcaATCATACCTTGCAGCATCTGGTGTAACTCTAACCCTCCCAGTCTCGTCCGTCGCTGGTGGCTGGCCCTGTGGTTGCGGCTGTCTCGCCGCTCTCCGCGACGCAGGTCTAGCAGCTAGCACCTGCTGCTCAGCCCCGGGATCCGAGTCCTCAGGGGCATCCTGCTCTGGGTCGCCGCGTCCACGTCCGCGTCCCTGAACTGTATCCCGACCGCGGCCTCGGCCGGCAGAAGAACCACCTGAACCTCTCATATCTGCAAAAaagattacaaaaaaatattcgacaagaaaaaaataaacacaactattataaaaaccataacacataatttataattaacaaaataaagttaccACATCAACAAAtgtaaataaaagtcaaaattctACATAAATGACACTTAAACGAATCATGCAATTTCTATATTATCTGCCGCTCCAATGTCTTCATCGTCTGATGAAGATGGTGGATAATCATCTTCCGTCTCCATTAATGGAGGGTTGTGTAATGCAGCCTCGTCCGCCTCGCCATTCGGATCAACTAAATTTGTCGGTTCTTCATTTGTTATGACATCGAGCAGATGATCTGCACTATCATCTTGGAAAGCTGGAACAGTTGTTGCAGGCATGTCTATCTCAGAGCGAGCTTTTATCTTGCATACTGCCCACCAGTCTTTTTTGTCTCGCCTTTTGCTAGGATAAGGTAAGTAATGTACTTGATCGGACTGTTCAGCTAAAATGAAGGGTTCATATTTGTTGTACCTCTTTCTGTGATTAACATCCACTATGTTATACCGAGGATGGGCTAACATACCAACTTTTTTCGTAGGATCaaaccaattacatttaaataagaCCGTCCTTTTTATCGGtagagctggatactctaactcgATAATGTCAGTcaacactccataaaagtcgCTTTCAGCCGGACCGTAGAGTGATCCTTTTACACAAACTCCGCTATTCATTGTAACCCGATCCTCCCCATATTCTTCAGTATTGAATTTAAACCCGTTCACACAATACCCCTTGAATGTTTTGACCGATCTAAGCGGTCCTTCTGCAAGACTTAGAATATAGGGATTGGTACAGACAGTTTGGTATTTCACCTGTAGCACAATTATTTAAACGGATCAACACGATAATATATACAACTACGACgataaaacaacataaatacTTACATGTTGCTCGAACCAAAAGGCGAATTCACTCTCCAACTTGACTACAACTTCGGTCTGTGTGATTTCGGGGTTGATTTCATACAACTCGCCTTCAAAAACTCTATTTACAAGAATAcgagcgaattaagacaaattgtataaaattcTTCAATATTGAACTTAAATGTGGATATGAAGACATACTCTCTGAAAGGTTCGATTTCAGTGCAATTCAGAAGGATATAGCTTCGGGCAGCATTATATTCAGCATCATCCAGATATCTGTTCCGAGAAGCACCTATAGGTCGccctttcggtttgaaaatgGATAATCTGTCGACATCATCATCAACGTCCATTTCgcaaacttcatttctttgcatCCGACATGGTAGCATCGGATCACCATCCTTGAAATAGAAAGATGCAAATTTCGCTGTTTCCTCTAATAAATATCCGCTGCTGATGCTTCCTTCCACTCTGCCTTTATTCGAGACcttattttttagttttctcAGGTATCtgcataatcaaataattagttcATGCATGTACCAACCACTCGATCGATGAAATAGAACTGTAGATGTAGTACCTTTCAAACGGATACATCCAACGATACTGAACaggtcctgccatcatagcttcgtatGGAAGGTGTACCGGGAGATGTTCCATCGAATTAAAAAAACTCGGTGGAAAAATACGTTCCAACTTGCACAGTATCTTCGGGATATCAAGATCCAATCTCTCAAGATCTGCCTTTTTCAGCGATGTGGCAGTTAATTCTCTGAAGAAGATACTTAGCTCAGTTAAAGGTTCCCACACTTCGGGCGGAAGAAGCTCCCGGAGAGCAATTGGCAAAAGTCGTTGCATGAAGACATGAcagtcatgacttttcatgCCCATCATCTTCAAACTGTTTAAATCAACACACCTTGACAAGTTGGACACGTAACCGTCCGGAAACTTTAACTTTTGAATCCATTCGAgcaaaatcttttttaaatccctgtccaaagcatacaaaGCCTTTGGATATCTACCGGTTTCCTGATCTTGTGCTAGACCGGGACGATCACAAATCTTATTCAGCTCTGCCCTAGATTTTGCCGTGTCTTTCGTCTTACCAGGTACATTGAGTACGGTATTAAAAAcgttgtcaaatacatttttctcaatatgcatgacatcgagattatgCCGGATTACATTTGTCTTCCAATACGGTAAATCCCAAAAGATACTCTTTCGATTCCAACCGCGGCCTTTAGATAGATCAGCATTCGTAGCCTTAGCATCTGTCTCATAAGCCCTCTTAAACCCCAGACCGTCAACCTCTGCTAATACTTCATCTCCAGTCCTCACACCTCCAAATTTGTGCTTTACTTGTTTGCCTTTTCGAAATTCAGTAACATTCCGACGAAAATGATGGCCCGTAGGTAAAAATTTtctgtggcaatcaaaccagGACTGTTTACCACTATCGGGCAACGTGAATGCCTCGGTATTTTCCATACAATGCGGACATGCCAGTCTTCCTGATGTGCTCCACCCAGACAAcattgaataagcgggaaagtcattaattgtccacataagcgccgccctcatttgaaaattctgcCTCTTTTGAACGTCATACGTCCGAATTCCAGATTCCCACAATTGATTCAACTCCGCTATTAACGGCTGCAGGAATATATCCATCTGGTCTTTTGGATTTCCAGGTCCCGGGACAAGTATTGtcaaaaacataaactcatccttcatgcacatgcctggAGGCAGATTATACGGCGTCACAATGACTGGCCAGGAAGAATATTGTGTTCCAAAactaccaaatggttgaaacccgtCAGTACATAAGCCTagtctgatatttcttgtttcatcaGCAAAATCTGTATGCAACTCACTGAACCGTTTCCACGCCGGAGAGTCAGAAGGATGACACATCTTCTcgtcttccatttcatgttcagcgtgccatgtcatatgttTAGCCGTGGCTTTGGAAGCGTACAACCTTTGCAGCCTCGGAGTTAAagggaaataaaacatttttttataaggaaCGTTAGCCCTTCTTTTGGCCGAATTGCTTTTCGTAACAGGTTTCCACCGAGGAAATGTGCAAACTTTGCAGTGGGTTAAATCCTCGTCCGCCCCCCAGTAAATCATACAGTTGTGCAAACAGCactcaataacctcaaccggCAACCCGAGACCTTTCACCAGCTTCTTGATATTAGCAAAAATTTTCGGCATTTTGTTGTTCTCTGGAAGCAGTTCTTGTAATAAACGGCAGGTGTCGTCAATTAAAGATATCGACCCCTGATGTCGACacttaatatccaaaatttcaacagatgcggacaggggtgagtgtctgctatttccgggccatatttcttcttctgccgcactcatcatatcaaaaaacttctgagcttcttcattcggggtctcttcctcaaaaacttcaggaccagcagcatcaataaccattctctgaccGGAGTTTAAATCTCCCCCTCCCTCATTATAGTAATCGTATTCATTAACCGGCTGCTGAACAACAGGAGGGACATTCACCTCACCGTGGTGAatccagacatagtaatctgGAACAAACCCAGACTGCAAGACATGTAGTTTCACAACTTCGACATCTCGAAAATTCGTATTTCTACATTTTGTCCTAGAACATGGGCATTTTATCTCTTCTCCATTCATACACTCGGGATGTTGTACAGCAAAATTCACGAACTCTTCAAGATTAGGGAAAAAATCTGGCGGCAGGAAGCCTCTGTCATGCCTCGTATACATCCAGCTGCGGTCTGGATTcatttctggaggacgtacaatTACGTACTGGTTCATAAGCTCAacatagcaaagtcaatgtaattgactgctaaaagggtagggtcctatcccattcgcaaaactggcgccccataattcgatcacgatatatgcatgaatacggaaaaaatattcggcagccttccggcgtcgttccccaggtgcattacataatatagggtgtgtaacgctaattatatattccgtaaggaataagcgttacacagcctatattaaatagccacccggag is a window of Mercurialis annua linkage group LG2, ddMerAnnu1.2, whole genome shotgun sequence DNA encoding:
- the LOC126668551 gene encoding uncharacterized protein LOC126668551 is translated as MRGSGGSSAGRGRGRDTVQGRGRGRGDPEQDAPEDSDPGAEQQVLAARPASRRAARQPQPQGQPPATDETGRVRVTPDAAREKLLDSRNDSGTTSRAILPIFRSRWFAEGSSWKKITAEHKGFYFEEFKKGFCWDPTYPEDLIRGVFYRHAGNRYKDTLHNMKPDKKEGSVSADTWASWKRDWDTAEAKKKSDIARANRMSEPSGAGTGPVRHTAGSRSATRHKTVMTEELGREPTLAELHVRLHLTKADRTVFVDKRSKDKNDRFQAELAAATQSQAAGEGSSSTPEPIDENELFLSLEAVKKQRVYGIGSASASYIGQSSASRLRRGGSSQQGNVSTEDIEQRIAREVEERLEQRIRTVEAGFEERVEQRIRSVEAGFDERIRTELARLMTTLPPELRPQFPPPSPPPADDTTSLE